From one Bacteroides eggerthii genomic stretch:
- a CDS encoding bifunctional UDP-3-O-[3-hydroxymyristoyl] N-acetylglucosamine deacetylase/3-hydroxyacyl-ACP dehydratase: MLKQKTLKDSFSLSGKGLHTGLDLTVTFNPAPDNHGYKIQRIDLEGQPVIDAVADNVTETTRGTVLSKNGVKVSTIEHGMAALYALGIDNCLIQVNGPEFPILDGSAQYYVNEIERVGTVEQNAVKDFYIIKSKIEFRDEATGSSIIVLPDENFSLNVLVSYDSTIIPNQFATLEDMTKFKDEVAASRTFVFVREIEPLLQAGLIKGGDLDNAIVIYEREMPQDAYDKLADVMGVPHMDAKQLGYINHKPLVWPNECARHKLLDVIGDLALIGKPIKGRIIATRPGHTINNKFARQMRKEIRLHEIQAPSYDCNREPIMDVNRIRELLPHRYPFQLVDKVIEIGANYIVGVKNVTANEPFFQGHFPQEPVMPGVLQVEAMAQTGGLLVLNSVDEPERYSTYFMKIDGVKFRQKVVPGDTLIFRVELMAPIRRGISTMKGYVFVGEKVVCEAEFMAQIVKNK, translated from the coding sequence ATGTTGAAACAAAAGACACTGAAAGACAGCTTCTCACTCAGTGGGAAAGGTCTTCATACAGGACTTGACCTGACCGTTACTTTCAACCCTGCTCCGGACAACCATGGATATAAGATTCAGCGTATCGACCTGGAAGGTCAGCCTGTTATTGACGCTGTTGCCGATAATGTGACCGAGACAACACGCGGTACTGTACTCTCCAAAAACGGAGTTAAAGTAAGTACCATAGAGCATGGTATGGCTGCGCTTTATGCGTTGGGCATAGACAACTGCCTGATTCAGGTAAACGGTCCGGAGTTCCCTATTCTGGACGGAAGCGCTCAATATTACGTCAACGAAATTGAACGTGTAGGCACAGTAGAGCAGAATGCTGTAAAGGATTTCTATATTATCAAGTCTAAGATTGAGTTCCGCGACGAGGCAACCGGTTCGTCCATCATCGTATTACCCGACGAGAACTTCAGCTTAAATGTATTGGTATCTTACGACTCCACTATCATCCCCAATCAGTTTGCTACATTGGAAGATATGACGAAGTTCAAGGATGAAGTAGCCGCCAGCCGTACTTTCGTTTTTGTACGTGAAATAGAACCGCTGTTACAAGCCGGCCTCATCAAAGGCGGCGACTTGGACAACGCCATCGTTATCTACGAGCGTGAAATGCCGCAGGATGCCTACGACAAGCTTGCCGACGTAATGGGCGTTCCCCACATGGATGCCAAACAGTTGGGTTACATCAACCACAAGCCGTTGGTATGGCCCAATGAATGTGCACGTCACAAACTGCTGGACGTTATCGGCGACTTGGCGCTAATCGGCAAACCCATTAAAGGCCGTATCATAGCCACGCGTCCGGGGCATACCATCAACAATAAGTTCGCCCGCCAAATGCGTAAGGAAATCCGCCTGCACGAAATACAGGCTCCTTCATACGACTGCAACCGCGAACCTATTATGGACGTGAACCGTATTCGTGAACTGTTGCCGCACCGCTATCCGTTCCAACTGGTAGACAAGGTAATCGAGATAGGCGCCAACTATATTGTAGGTGTCAAAAACGTAACAGCCAACGAACCTTTCTTCCAGGGACACTTCCCGCAGGAACCGGTCATGCCCGGCGTATTGCAAGTAGAAGCTATGGCGCAGACAGGTGGCCTGCTTGTTCTGAACTCAGTAGACGAACCGGAGCGCTACTCCACCTACTTCATGAAAATAGACGGTGTTAAGTTCCGCCAGAAAGTAGTGCCGGGAGACACTTTGATTTTCCGCGTGGAACTAATGGCTCCTATCCGCCGGGGCATCTCTACCATGAAAGGCTATGTATTTGTAGGCGAAAAGGTAGTATGCGAGGCTGAATTTATGGCTCAAATAGTAAAAAACAAGTAA
- the lpxD gene encoding UDP-3-O-(3-hydroxymyristoyl)glucosamine N-acyltransferase, with amino-acid sequence MEFSAKQIATFIQGEIVGDENATVHTFAKIEEGIPGAISFLSNPKYIPYLYETQSSIVLVNKDFVPEQEVKATMIKVDNAYESLAKLLNLYEQSKPKRTGIDSRAYVAETAKIGKDVYIAPFACIGEYAEVGDNTVIHPHATIGSGAKVGSDCIIYANVTIYHDCRIGNRCILHAGCVIGADGFGFAPTPEGYEKIPQIGIAILEDDVEIGANTCVDRATMGATIVHSGVKLDNLIQVAHNDEIGSHTVMAAQVGIAGSTKVGEWCMFGGQVGIAGHIHIGNKVNLGAQSGVPSSIKEGSQLIGTPPMEVKSYFKSQSVFRKLPDMYFEMNALRKELNELKKQLNK; translated from the coding sequence ATGGAGTTCTCTGCTAAACAAATTGCAACATTTATCCAAGGAGAAATCGTAGGAGACGAGAATGCAACCGTACATACTTTCGCCAAGATCGAAGAAGGAATACCCGGAGCAATCTCTTTCCTATCCAATCCTAAATACATACCCTATTTGTACGAAACCCAATCAAGTATCGTTTTGGTGAACAAGGACTTCGTTCCCGAACAGGAAGTTAAAGCGACTATGATTAAAGTAGACAACGCTTATGAAAGCCTTGCCAAATTGTTAAATCTTTATGAACAGAGCAAACCCAAACGTACCGGGATTGATTCTCGGGCCTATGTTGCCGAAACAGCCAAAATAGGCAAGGATGTTTACATCGCTCCCTTTGCCTGCATCGGAGAGTACGCAGAAGTGGGAGACAATACGGTAATCCATCCGCATGCCACCATTGGAAGCGGAGCCAAAGTGGGCAGCGACTGTATTATTTACGCAAATGTGACAATCTATCACGACTGCCGCATAGGCAACCGCTGCATTCTGCATGCCGGTTGCGTCATCGGTGCGGACGGATTCGGATTCGCCCCTACTCCCGAAGGTTATGAGAAAATTCCCCAAATAGGTATCGCCATATTGGAAGATGACGTGGAAATCGGAGCCAACACTTGCGTAGACCGCGCTACAATGGGAGCGACTATCGTACACAGTGGTGTGAAATTGGACAATCTGATACAGGTAGCCCACAATGATGAAATCGGTTCACATACGGTAATGGCCGCACAGGTGGGCATAGCCGGCTCCACCAAAGTAGGTGAATGGTGTATGTTTGGTGGCCAGGTGGGTATAGCCGGACATATTCATATCGGAAACAAAGTGAACCTTGGTGCTCAATCAGGTGTTCCCAGCAGTATCAAGGAGGGCAGCCAATTAATAGGTACACCGCCTATGGAAGTGAAATCATATTTCAAGTCACAGTCCGTATTCCGCAAGTTGCCGGATATGTACTTTGAGATGAACGCCCTCCGTAAAGAGCTCAATGAATTAAAAAAACAATTAAATAAGTAA
- a CDS encoding HD domain-containing protein, which translates to MQARKIINDPVFGFINIPKGLLYDIVRHPLLQRLTRIKQLGLSSVVYPGAQHTRFQHSLGSFYLMSEAIQQLTAKGNFIFDSEAEAVQAAILMHDIGHGPFSHVLEDTIVKGVSHEDISLMLMERINKEMNGQLTLAIQIFKDEYPKRFLHQLVSGQLDMDRLDYLRRDSFYTGVTEGNIGSARIIKMLDVKDDHLVVESKGIYSIENFLTARRLMYWQVYLHKTSVAYEKMLISTLLRAKELAGKGMDLFASPALKFFLYNDVNREIFYNNPDCLENYIQLDDNDIWTALKVWSTHPDKVLSTLSMGMINRNIFKVEISTDPFSEERKREIIRQISGQLDILLPEASYFVATPSIEKNMYDPADDSIDILYNDGSTKNIAEASDMLNISLLSKKVKKYYLCYQRLHR; encoded by the coding sequence GTGCAAGCAAGAAAAATCATCAACGACCCGGTGTTCGGGTTCATTAACATACCGAAGGGGTTGCTGTACGACATTGTACGGCATCCCCTTTTGCAACGTCTGACCCGTATCAAGCAGCTGGGATTGTCGTCTGTCGTATACCCCGGCGCACAGCACACCCGGTTCCAACACTCCTTGGGCTCATTCTATCTCATGAGCGAAGCTATCCAGCAACTCACAGCCAAAGGCAATTTCATCTTTGACAGTGAAGCGGAAGCCGTACAAGCGGCTATTCTGATGCATGACATCGGTCATGGCCCGTTCTCTCATGTACTTGAGGACACTATCGTAAAGGGTGTTTCGCACGAAGACATCTCTTTGATGCTAATGGAGCGCATCAACAAGGAGATGAACGGACAGCTCACGCTTGCCATCCAGATATTCAAAGACGAGTATCCCAAACGTTTCCTACATCAGTTGGTAAGCGGGCAACTGGACATGGACCGGCTGGACTATCTGCGCCGCGACAGCTTTTACACAGGAGTTACCGAAGGGAATATAGGTTCAGCACGTATCATCAAAATGCTCGATGTAAAAGACGACCACCTGGTCGTCGAGTCCAAAGGAATTTATTCCATTGAGAACTTTCTCACTGCACGCCGCCTGATGTACTGGCAGGTATATCTGCACAAAACATCGGTTGCATACGAGAAGATGCTCATCAGTACATTACTACGTGCCAAGGAACTGGCCGGAAAAGGTATGGATTTGTTTGCTTCGCCTGCATTGAAATTCTTCTTGTATAATGATGTCAACCGGGAAATATTCTACAATAATCCGGATTGTCTGGAGAACTACATCCAACTGGATGATAACGACATCTGGACAGCCCTGAAAGTATGGAGCACCCACCCGGACAAAGTACTTTCCACACTAAGTATGGGCATGATTAACCGTAATATATTCAAAGTGGAAATCTCCACCGATCCTTTCAGCGAGGAACGGAAAAGAGAAATCATCCGGCAAATCAGCGGGCAACTGGACATCCTTCTTCCCGAAGCAAGTTATTTCGTTGCCACCCCGAGCATTGAGAAGAATATGTACGATCCTGCAGACGACAGCATCGACATCCTATACAACGACGGATCCACTAAAAATATAGCCGAAGCATCGGATATGCTTAATATATCCCTGCTCTCTAAAAAAGTAAAAAAATACTACTTATGCTATCAACGTTTGCATAGATAA
- the pyrF gene encoding orotidine-5'-phosphate decarboxylase has translation MNKQQLFENIKRKKSFLCVGLDTDIKKIPEHLLKEEDPIFAFNKAIIDATADLCIAYKPNLAFYESMGVKGWIAFEKTVNYIKQNYPDQFIIADAKRGDIGNTSAMYARTFFEELDIDSVTVAPYMGEDSVTPFLTYEDKWVILLALTSNKGSHDFQLTEDRNGERLFEKVLRKSQEWANDEQMMYVVGATQGRAFEDIRKIVPNHFLLVPGVGAQGGSLEEVCKYGMNRTCGLIVNSSRGIIYVDKTENFAAASRKAAQEVQAQMAEQLKKVIND, from the coding sequence ATGAATAAACAACAGCTCTTTGAAAATATCAAACGCAAGAAATCATTTCTCTGCGTTGGTTTGGATACGGACATCAAAAAGATTCCGGAGCATCTATTGAAAGAAGAAGATCCCATCTTTGCTTTTAATAAAGCAATTATCGACGCAACAGCCGACCTGTGTATCGCCTACAAACCAAACCTTGCTTTTTATGAAAGTATGGGTGTAAAAGGCTGGATCGCTTTCGAAAAGACTGTAAACTATATCAAACAAAACTACCCCGACCAGTTCATCATAGCCGATGCCAAACGTGGTGATATAGGCAATACTTCCGCCATGTATGCACGCACTTTCTTTGAAGAGTTGGATATCGACTCGGTGACCGTAGCGCCCTATATGGGTGAAGACAGCGTTACTCCGTTCCTCACTTACGAAGACAAATGGGTTATCCTGCTTGCCCTGACCAGCAACAAAGGATCGCACGACTTCCAGCTGACAGAGGACCGGAACGGCGAACGCCTCTTTGAAAAAGTATTGCGCAAGTCACAGGAATGGGCAAACGATGAACAAATGATGTACGTAGTGGGCGCCACTCAGGGACGTGCTTTCGAAGATATCCGCAAGATTGTTCCCAACCACTTCCTTTTAGTACCCGGCGTGGGTGCACAAGGCGGTTCATTGGAAGAAGTCTGCAAATATGGTATGAACAGGACCTGTGGACTGATTGTGAACTCCAGCCGCGGCATCATCTATGTAGATAAGACAGAAAACTTTGCAGCTGCTTCACGTAAAGCCGCTCAGGAAGTACAGGCACAAATGGCTGAACAACTGAAGAAAGTGATTAATGATTAG
- a CDS encoding DUF4153 domain-containing protein — translation MKRLSVEKAFHTAAEAFQNCLKRFPVTVTFIFVFTAYLIYLTSTGWKGEDRLLFITGYYLSVGILLSLTLHLWSEEVKSRLWKTGIQLAAHALLIADAFLLYYYLATESSWIEIGIAHAAAILAVGLSTFFLSFLREKNDVASWNFALNAISSYIVTQVIGLILCAGISLLMFSLHQLFEIHISGKCYAYIYYLCNVLLGLMLFLGLLPQGDDKHNREPHSSEFLNGILHYLFLPLTAGYLTVLYIYATRILVSWELPIGWVSWLIVALMTVCIAIQFGLYPTRFKEGKRFDNWIARWMPILILPLLLLMTIGIIRRFNDYGITLNRLYLATLNGWFYIVCIGLFIIKARRINWIPISFAIIFLLTSALPVNYASITKNTILNEIRDEMQHSCQTEAPLSLQQYKEWIYSLPEKKAIQINSKFKYLSNWFGTESVTHLIDKNVTYNLYSVAMDLEADTVAVETGNKRVTYSGETDSQTIVDIPEGYTRFIAVPDNGASSHRLTISRQYLKNGILPVPLDTRTGKLNDSVYIELKTLEQLEQNSKHGHILPTPFQCNSPKNLFILTGFDFYYEKESNEDARMSIKGYLFKK, via the coding sequence ATGAAAAGGCTATCAGTAGAGAAAGCGTTTCACACAGCTGCCGAGGCGTTTCAGAATTGCTTGAAGCGTTTTCCGGTTACGGTAACCTTTATCTTTGTATTCACAGCCTATCTCATCTATCTGACATCAACAGGCTGGAAGGGCGAAGACCGGTTACTGTTCATAACCGGCTACTATCTATCGGTAGGCATCCTGCTTTCACTCACACTTCATCTCTGGAGTGAAGAAGTGAAAAGCCGTTTGTGGAAGACGGGCATACAACTTGCCGCACACGCACTGCTTATAGCCGACGCTTTCCTTCTCTATTATTATCTTGCCACAGAAAGTTCGTGGATCGAGATCGGTATTGCCCACGCTGCTGCTATTCTCGCCGTAGGACTTTCTACTTTTTTCCTTTCATTCTTACGTGAAAAGAATGACGTTGCAAGCTGGAATTTTGCACTGAACGCCATTTCTTCATATATTGTCACGCAGGTTATAGGACTCATCCTATGTGCAGGCATCAGCCTGCTGATGTTTTCGCTCCACCAATTATTTGAGATACACATCAGCGGAAAATGCTATGCCTACATCTACTATCTGTGCAACGTGTTGCTCGGATTAATGCTGTTCCTCGGATTACTGCCGCAAGGAGATGACAAGCATAACCGGGAGCCACATTCTTCAGAGTTTCTGAACGGTATTCTGCACTATCTGTTCCTGCCTCTTACGGCCGGCTATCTGACAGTCCTTTATATTTATGCCACCCGCATACTTGTCAGCTGGGAATTGCCCATAGGCTGGGTATCATGGCTTATTGTAGCGCTAATGACAGTATGTATCGCCATCCAATTCGGGTTATACCCCACCCGCTTCAAAGAAGGCAAACGGTTCGACAACTGGATTGCCCGCTGGATGCCCATATTGATATTGCCATTGTTGCTATTGATGACAATAGGCATTATACGCCGCTTCAATGATTACGGCATCACCCTCAACCGGCTCTATCTAGCGACACTCAACGGTTGGTTTTATATTGTCTGCATCGGGTTGTTCATCATAAAGGCCCGACGCATCAATTGGATACCCATTTCATTTGCCATTATCTTTTTGCTGACGTCTGCATTGCCTGTCAACTATGCCAGCATCACAAAAAACACTATTCTCAACGAAATAAGGGACGAGATGCAACACAGTTGCCAAACAGAAGCTCCCTTATCATTGCAACAATACAAGGAATGGATATATTCGCTGCCGGAAAAGAAAGCCATACAGATAAACAGTAAATTCAAGTATTTGAGCAACTGGTTCGGTACGGAAAGTGTCACTCATCTGATAGACAAGAATGTAACTTACAATCTGTATTCTGTGGCAATGGATCTGGAAGCGGATACAGTGGCTGTCGAGACTGGCAATAAACGGGTTACTTACAGTGGCGAAACCGACAGTCAAACAATTGTTGATATTCCCGAAGGTTACACCCGGTTTATCGCTGTACCCGATAATGGCGCGTCATCCCACCGGCTCACCATTTCCCGGCAATACCTCAAGAACGGCATATTACCTGTCCCGCTCGATACCCGGACAGGCAAACTGAACGACAGCGTATACATCGAACTCAAGACATTGGAACAGTTGGAACAGAACAGCAAACATGGACACATACTGCCTACTCCTTTCCAGTGCAACTCCCCCAAAAACCTGTTCATACTGACCGGCTTCGACTTTTATTATGAAAAAGAAAGCAACGAGGATGCAAGAATGAGCATAAAAGGATATTTATTTAAAAAGTAG
- the prfA gene encoding peptide chain release factor 1: MADNNTILEKLEGLVARFEEVSTLITDPAVIADQKRYVKLTKEYKELGDLMKARKEYMQVLSGIEEAKEIIANETDAEMREMAREELDACQTRQPELEEQIKLLLVPADPQDSRNAILEIRGGAGGDEAAIFAGDLFRMYTKYCETKGWKLDISSANEGAAGGFKEIICSVTGDNVYGTLKYESGVHRVQRVPATETQGRVHTSAASVAVLPEAEEFDVVINEGEIKWDTFRSGGAGGQNVNKVESGVRLRYNWKNPNTGVVEEILIECTETRDQPKNKERALSRLRTFIYDKEHQKYIDDIASKRKTMVSTGDRSAKIRTYNYPQGRITDHRINYTIYNLSAFMDGDIQDCIDHLIVAENAERLKESEL; this comes from the coding sequence ATGGCAGATAACAACACCATATTAGAAAAGCTGGAAGGACTCGTTGCCCGCTTCGAAGAAGTATCCACGCTGATAACCGACCCGGCAGTGATTGCCGACCAGAAGCGCTACGTCAAACTCACCAAAGAATACAAAGAGCTGGGTGACCTGATGAAGGCCCGCAAAGAATACATGCAGGTATTAAGCGGCATTGAGGAAGCCAAAGAAATCATCGCCAACGAAACCGACGCCGAAATGCGCGAAATGGCTCGCGAAGAACTCGACGCCTGCCAGACGCGCCAACCTGAACTGGAAGAGCAGATCAAATTGCTGCTTGTCCCTGCCGACCCGCAGGACAGCCGCAATGCTATTCTTGAAATCCGCGGTGGTGCAGGCGGTGACGAAGCAGCTATTTTTGCCGGAGACCTTTTCCGCATGTACACCAAGTACTGCGAAACAAAAGGCTGGAAACTGGATATATCCAGCGCCAATGAGGGCGCAGCCGGCGGTTTCAAAGAAATCATCTGTTCTGTGACAGGAGATAATGTATACGGTACGCTGAAATATGAGTCGGGAGTACATCGCGTGCAGCGTGTGCCTGCCACCGAAACTCAGGGACGTGTACATACATCGGCCGCATCCGTAGCCGTACTGCCCGAAGCCGAAGAATTCGATGTAGTGATCAATGAAGGAGAAATCAAATGGGACACTTTCCGAAGTGGCGGCGCCGGCGGTCAGAACGTAAATAAGGTGGAATCCGGTGTACGCCTACGCTACAACTGGAAAAACCCGAATACCGGTGTCGTAGAGGAAATTCTCATTGAATGTACCGAAACACGCGACCAACCGAAGAACAAAGAACGCGCCCTCTCCCGCCTGCGTACCTTTATATATGATAAGGAACACCAGAAATACATCGACGACATCGCTTCCAAACGAAAGACAATGGTTTCTACCGGTGACCGTTCGGCAAAAATACGTACCTACAACTATCCGCAGGGACGTATTACGGACCACCGCATCAACTATACAATTTACAATCTCTCCGCCTTTATGGACGGCGACATTCAGGACTGCATAGATCACCTGATTGTTGCGGAAAATGCAGAGAGGCTAAAAGAAAGCGAATTATAG
- a CDS encoding AIR synthase-related protein: MSNQRYMMRGVSASKEDVHNAIKNIDKGIFPQAFCKIIPDILGGDPEYCNIMHADGAGTKSSLAYMYWKETGDLSVWKGIAQDALIMNIDDLLCVGAVDNILVSSTIGRNKLLIPGEVISAIINGTDELLAELREMGVGVYATGGETADVGDLVRTIIVDSTVTCRMKRSDVINNANIRPGDVIVGLSSCGQATYEKEYNGGMGSNGLTSARHDVFSKYLAEKYPESYDKAVPDELVYSGKLKLTDSVEGSPLDAGKLVLSPTRTYAPVVKKLLDALRPEIHGMVHCSGGAQTKVLHFVGDNCRVIKDNLFPVPPLFKTIKEQSDTDWSEMYKVFNMGHRLEVYLSPEHAEEVIAISKSFNIDAQIVGRIEESDKKELIIKSEFGEFRY, translated from the coding sequence ATGAGCAACCAACGATATATGATGAGAGGCGTCAGTGCATCAAAAGAAGATGTACACAACGCCATCAAAAACATCGACAAAGGTATTTTCCCGCAGGCTTTCTGCAAAATCATTCCCGACATTCTGGGCGGCGATCCCGAGTACTGTAATATCATGCATGCCGACGGCGCAGGAACAAAATCCAGCCTGGCCTACATGTACTGGAAGGAAACAGGTGACCTCTCCGTTTGGAAAGGCATTGCACAAGATGCACTGATTATGAACATCGACGACCTGCTTTGCGTGGGTGCAGTAGACAACATCTTGGTATCAAGCACTATCGGACGCAATAAGTTGCTCATTCCGGGAGAAGTAATCTCCGCCATTATCAACGGAACGGATGAACTGCTGGCCGAACTTCGCGAAATGGGTGTAGGCGTATATGCCACCGGCGGCGAAACGGCCGATGTCGGCGACTTGGTACGCACCATTATCGTAGACTCTACGGTAACTTGCCGCATGAAGCGCTCGGATGTCATCAACAATGCCAATATCCGTCCGGGTGATGTGATTGTAGGCCTGTCCTCCTGCGGGCAAGCCACTTATGAGAAAGAATATAACGGTGGTATGGGTAGCAACGGACTTACCAGCGCCCGCCACGATGTTTTCTCCAAATACCTCGCCGAGAAATATCCTGAAAGCTATGACAAAGCCGTACCCGACGAGTTGGTATACAGCGGAAAACTGAAACTTACTGACAGCGTCGAAGGCAGTCCTTTGGATGCCGGCAAGCTGGTGCTCTCTCCTACCCGCACGTATGCGCCGGTAGTGAAAAAGCTGCTCGATGCCCTCCGTCCCGAAATTCATGGCATGGTGCACTGCTCCGGCGGCGCACAGACCAAAGTTCTGCATTTTGTAGGTGACAACTGCCGCGTCATCAAAGATAACCTTTTCCCGGTTCCTCCGTTGTTCAAGACTATCAAAGAACAAAGTGATACGGACTGGAGCGAAATGTACAAGGTATTCAATATGGGACACCGCCTTGAAGTGTACCTCTCTCCCGAACATGCGGAAGAAGTGATTGCTATCAGCAAGAGTTTCAATATTGATGCACAGATTGTAGGACGTATCGAAGAGAGTGACAAGAAGGAATTGATTATCAAGAGCGAGTTTGGAGAATTCAGATACTAA
- a CDS encoding LemA family protein: MKKSTIIIIVVIALLAIWGVTGYNGLVTMDENVSGQWSNVETQYQRRADLIPNLVNTVKGYASHEKETLEGVVEARSKATQMTIDANDLTPEKLAEYQKAQGAVTSALGKLLAITENYPDLKANQNFLELQAQLEGTENRINVARTNFNNAAKNFNTAIRRFPKNILAGIFGFEKRAYFEAAEGSEQAPKVEF; encoded by the coding sequence ATGAAAAAATCAACCATTATCATCATTGTTGTTATAGCCCTTCTTGCCATTTGGGGTGTTACCGGCTACAACGGGCTCGTCACTATGGACGAAAATGTCAGCGGACAATGGTCTAACGTCGAAACACAATATCAACGCCGCGCCGACCTGATTCCGAACCTCGTAAATACAGTCAAAGGATATGCTTCTCACGAAAAGGAAACGTTGGAAGGTGTGGTGGAAGCCCGCAGCAAAGCCACTCAAATGACCATAGACGCCAACGACCTGACACCGGAAAAACTGGCTGAATACCAAAAAGCACAGGGCGCGGTTACTTCCGCCCTTGGCAAACTGCTTGCCATTACCGAGAACTATCCCGACTTGAAAGCCAATCAGAATTTTCTGGAATTGCAAGCCCAACTGGAAGGGACAGAGAACCGCATCAACGTAGCACGCACCAATTTCAACAATGCTGCAAAGAACTTTAATACGGCAATCCGCCGTTTCCCCAAGAACATTCTTGCCGGTATTTTCGGCTTTGAGAAACGCGCCTACTTTGAAGCCGCCGAAGGCAGCGAACAAGCACCTAAGGTGGAGTTCTAA
- a CDS encoding TPM domain-containing protein, translating into MKRIISIALFLCILVSLQSQEIYTTKNIPKVHLQDKTRYVCNPAGILSVSACGEIDRMLYALEQQTGIETVVAVVPSIGNEDCFEFSHQLLNEWGVGKKDKNNGLVILLVTDQRCIQFYTGYGLEGDLPDAICKRIQTRDMIPYLKDGNWDAGMVAGVRAVCVRLDGSMTNDSDENSGESPIGLILAVIGFFAIAIVAGILKTRAASKCPQCGQHKLQRSNSVLVSRRNGVRTEDVTYTCRNCGHKVVRRQQSYDENYRGGGGGGPVIFGGGGFGGSGGGFSGGSFGGGMGGGGGAGSRF; encoded by the coding sequence ATGAAACGAATTATATCCATAGCACTCTTCTTGTGCATACTTGTTTCCTTGCAGTCACAGGAAATTTACACCACTAAGAATATTCCTAAAGTACACCTTCAGGACAAGACACGCTATGTTTGCAACCCGGCCGGCATCCTCTCCGTTTCGGCATGCGGCGAAATAGACCGGATGCTTTATGCATTGGAACAGCAGACCGGCATTGAAACCGTAGTGGCCGTCGTACCGTCTATCGGCAATGAAGACTGTTTTGAGTTTTCGCATCAGCTGCTCAACGAATGGGGTGTGGGTAAGAAAGACAAGAATAACGGCCTGGTTATCCTGCTGGTAACCGACCAGCGTTGCATCCAGTTCTATACCGGATATGGATTGGAAGGAGACTTGCCCGATGCCATTTGCAAACGTATTCAGACCCGAGACATGATTCCTTATCTGAAAGACGGCAACTGGGATGCGGGTATGGTGGCCGGCGTACGTGCCGTATGTGTCCGCCTTGACGGCAGCATGACAAACGACTCTGACGAAAACAGCGGTGAATCTCCGATAGGGCTGATTCTGGCTGTCATCGGTTTCTTTGCGATCGCTATCGTGGCAGGAATACTAAAAACACGCGCTGCAAGCAAATGTCCGCAGTGCGGCCAGCATAAACTGCAACGGAGCAACAGCGTGCTTGTCTCACGTCGCAACGGAGTACGGACAGAAGATGTCACCTACACGTGCCGCAACTGCGGTCACAAAGTGGTGCGCCGACAGCAATCTTACGATGAGAACTACCGGGGAGGTGGTGGAGGAGGCCCTGTCATTTTCGGCGGAGGCGGCTTTGGCGGAAGTGGCGGAGGCTTTAGCGGAGGTAGCTTCGGAGGAGGTATGGGCGGTGGCGGAGGAGCCGGCTCGCGGTTCTGA